A stretch of DNA from Sphingomonas sp. SORGH_AS_0879:
CCCCCTGTCCGGACAGGACGAGGAGCGCCTTCCGGTTCGTGGCGCTCAGGCGGCGGCGATGCTCTCGACCGTTTCCATGATGATGGCGGCTACCGCCTCGGGCTGCGACAATAGGGACAGATGGCTGGCCTTCAGCTCGGTCGTCTTCGCGCTCATCCGTGCGGCGAACATGCGTTCCAGGTCGACGTTCACGACGCGATCCTCGCTGGAGACGATGTACCAGTTCGGACGATCCTCCCAGGCGGCACGGCTGATCGCCTCGCCGAACGTGCTGGCGGGGAGGGGTGGTTGCAGCGTGGCGAGGATGCGGGCCTCCGCTTCGGGCAGGTCCTGCCCCACATCCTCCACCCAGCCTTGGGCGCTGAGCTTGAGATTGCCCTTCCCGTCATCGACGATCTTGGAAAGTCCCGGGGGATTGGCGAACTTCCCCACCAGTTCGCCGACCGTCTCCCCCGCGGCGGGCGCGAATGCCGCGACATAGACGAGCGCCTGGACCTTCTCGTCGGTCCCCGCCTCGGTGATCACCGCGCCGCCCCAGCTATGGCCGACCAGAACCACGGGCCCCGGCACCGAATCGAGCACCAGCCGGGTCGCTGCGACATCGTCCGCCAGCGAGCTGGTCGGGTTCTGCACCGCGACGACCGGAATGCCGCGATCGAGCAGGATCGGGATGACACGTTGCCAGCTGGAGCCATCGGCCCAGGCTCCGTGGACGAGGACGACGGTGGGCGGGGATGTTGCGGTGTCGGCCATGGTGATGCGTACTCCTGCGGTGAATGATGCAGGCCACGCTAGGCGTCGGGGCATGGGGCGGCTTGTCGGATCGGCAGCCGAGTTGCTCAAAGCTGCTGCATCGCGCCCCTCGAAACCCTGGA
This window harbors:
- a CDS encoding alpha/beta fold hydrolase, translating into MADTATSPPTVVLVHGAWADGSSWQRVIPILLDRGIPVVAVQNPTSSLADDVAATRLVLDSVPGPVVLVGHSWGGAVITEAGTDEKVQALVYVAAFAPAAGETVGELVGKFANPPGLSKIVDDGKGNLKLSAQGWVEDVGQDLPEAEARILATLQPPLPASTFGEAISRAAWEDRPNWYIVSSEDRVVNVDLERMFAARMSAKTTELKASHLSLLSQPEAVAAIIMETVESIAAA